One Pelobates fuscus isolate aPelFus1 chromosome 8, aPelFus1.pri, whole genome shotgun sequence genomic window carries:
- the LOC134570876 gene encoding small ribosomal subunit protein RACK1 yields the protein MTEQMTLRGTLKGHNGWVTQIATTPQFPDMILSSSRDKSVIMWKLTRDETNYGVPQRALRGHSHFVSDVVISSDGQFALSGSWDGTLRLWDLTTGTTTRRFVGHTKDVLSVAFSADNRQIVSGSRDKTIKLWNTLGVCKYTVQEESHSEWVSCVRFSPNSSNPIIVSCGWDKMVKVWNLANCKLKTNHIGHSGFLNTVTVSPDGSLCASGGKDGQAMLWDLNEGKHLYTLDSGDIINALCFSPNRYWLCAATGPSIKIWDLEGKIIVDELKQEVISTSSKAEPPQCTSLAWSADGQTLFAGYTDNLIRVWQVTIGTR from the exons ATGACCGAGCAGATGACCCTTCGGGGGACCCTAAAGGGTCACAATGGCTGGGTTACCCAAATAGCAACTACCCCTCAATTCCCGGACATGATCCTCAGCTCCTCCCGGG ATAAGTCTGTCATCATGTGGAAGCTGACTCGTGATGAAACAAACTATGGTGTACCTCAGCGTGCCCTGCGTGGTCACTCTCACTTTGTTAGTGATGTGGTGATCTCATCAGATGGCCAGTTTGCTCTGTCTGGCTCCTGGGATGGCACTCTAAGGCTGTGGGATCTTACTAC AGGTACCACCACAAGACGATTTGTGGGTCACACCAAAGATGTCTTGAGTGTTGCTTTCTCCGCTGACAACCGTCAGATCGTGTCTGGATCCCGTGATAAAACCATCAAGCTATGGAACACTCTGGGAGTATGCAAATACACTGTACAG gAGGAGTCTCATTCTGAGTGGGTATCATGTGTCAGGTTCTCTCCAAACAGCAGCAACCCCATCATTGTCTCCTGCGGATGGGACAAAATGGTGAAG GTGTGGAATTTGGCCAATTGCAAGCTGAAGACCAACCATATTGGCCACAGTGGCTTCTTGAACACCGTAACAGTCTCCCCTGATGGATCTCTATGTGCCTCTGGTGGCAAG GATGGACAAGCCATGCTGTGGGATCTCAATGAAGGAAAACACCTTTACACTCTGGACAGTGGAGATATCATAAACGCTCTGTGCTTCAGCCCCAACCGCTACTGGCTATGTGCAGCCACTGGGCCCAGCATCAAGATTTGG GATCTGGAGGGCAAGATCATTGTGGATGAGTTGAAACAGGAAGTGATTAGCACCAGCAGCAAAGCTGAACCACCACAATGCACCTCTCTTGCCTGGTCAGCCGATGGACAG ACTCTCTTCGCTGGATATACAGACAACCTTATCAGAGTATGGCAGGTCACAATTGGTACCCGATAA